From the genome of bacterium, one region includes:
- a CDS encoding HD domain-containing phosphohydrolase, whose product MKRARAAAAPAPEAAAPAVQARPRRIKLLYQLLGVLLLVGVGPLAISSRKMLQVNQGTLESGILSAHTQIVTSTAERVESFLRSASETLRGMARFQGLTAGLDEGRRSDLLVPFLDAYNRLLAVRVVSPDGRTLAEVGRGGAAPWAQIGPADAAAAVAAALRGEEYVGAPFFPAGAGATAVAVAVPVRDETNRVTAALFAVVSLADLQSLIAKVRVGTTGQAYLVDRRGVLVAHRDLDLVRRRENLADLEIVGYLQAGQTLGSVPFRDHAGRQMLGAYDLVPGVGWGVVIEELRDEAYRSLAELRRQTVLWVSAGILLAVGIGVATAQGISGPIRAFADKALAISRGDFKGTIATRAVNEIGQLADTFNHMTRQLELYDRNVRELFLATIKSLAAAIDAKDPYTRGHSERVAIFSVAIARELGLDERGLERVQIAALLHDVGKIGIEDAVLRKPDRLTDAEYAIIKRHPEMGASIMAPIRQLKDIIPGMRHHHEALDGTGYPDGLAGGEIPVIARIIAVADTFDAMTSDRLYQKAMDDDFVIKTLTRLSGKRYDPKMVQAFIKAHPKLARARGATAAAPAPQPA is encoded by the coding sequence GTGAAGCGGGCGCGGGCCGCCGCCGCCCCCGCGCCGGAGGCCGCCGCCCCGGCGGTGCAGGCGCGGCCGCGGCGCATCAAGCTGCTCTACCAGCTGCTGGGGGTGCTGCTCCTCGTCGGCGTCGGCCCGCTCGCCATCTCGAGCCGCAAGATGCTCCAGGTCAACCAGGGCACGCTCGAGAGCGGCATCCTCTCGGCGCACACGCAGATCGTGACGAGCACCGCCGAGCGGGTCGAGTCCTTCCTGCGCTCGGCGAGCGAGACGCTGCGCGGCATGGCCCGGTTCCAGGGGCTGACGGCGGGCCTCGACGAGGGCCGCCGCTCGGACCTGCTCGTCCCGTTCCTCGACGCCTACAACCGGCTGCTCGCGGTGCGCGTCGTCTCGCCGGACGGCCGCACGCTCGCCGAGGTCGGGCGCGGCGGCGCCGCACCCTGGGCGCAGATCGGGCCGGCGGACGCCGCGGCCGCGGTCGCGGCCGCCCTGCGGGGCGAGGAGTACGTCGGGGCCCCGTTCTTCCCCGCCGGGGCGGGGGCGACGGCCGTCGCAGTGGCCGTGCCGGTGCGCGACGAGACCAACCGGGTCACCGCCGCGCTGTTCGCCGTCGTGAGCCTCGCCGACCTGCAGTCGCTCATCGCCAAGGTGCGCGTCGGCACGACCGGCCAGGCTTACCTCGTCGACCGGCGGGGCGTGCTCGTTGCGCACCGCGACCTGGACCTGGTGCGCCGCCGCGAGAACCTCGCGGACCTCGAGATCGTCGGCTACCTCCAGGCGGGCCAGACGCTCGGGAGCGTGCCCTTCCGCGACCACGCGGGCCGGCAGATGCTCGGCGCCTACGACCTGGTCCCCGGCGTGGGCTGGGGGGTCGTCATCGAGGAGCTGCGCGACGAGGCCTACCGCTCGCTCGCCGAGCTGCGTCGCCAGACGGTGCTCTGGGTCTCGGCCGGCATCCTGCTCGCCGTCGGCATCGGCGTCGCGACGGCCCAGGGGATCAGCGGCCCGATCCGGGCGTTCGCCGACAAGGCGCTGGCGATCTCGCGCGGGGACTTCAAGGGCACCATCGCCACGCGCGCGGTGAACGAGATCGGGCAGCTCGCCGACACCTTCAACCACATGACCCGCCAGCTGGAGCTCTACGACCGCAACGTGCGCGAGCTGTTCCTGGCGACGATCAAGTCGCTCGCGGCCGCGATCGACGCGAAGGACCCGTACACCCGGGGTCATTCCGAGCGCGTCGCGATCTTCTCGGTGGCGATCGCGCGCGAACTGGGCCTCGACGAGCGCGGCCTCGAGCGGGTGCAGATCGCGGCGCTCCTGCACGACGTGGGCAAGATCGGCATCGAGGACGCGGTGCTGCGCAAGCCCGACCGGCTCACCGACGCCGAGTACGCGATCATCAAGCGCCACCCGGAGATGGGCGCCAGCATCATGGCGCCGATCCGCCAGCTCAAGGACATCATCCCCGGCATGCGCCACCACCACGAGGCTCTCGACGGCACCGGCTACCCCGACGGGCTCGCGGGAGGCGAGATCCCGGTCATTGCCCGCATCATCGCCGTCGCGGACACCTTCGACGCGATGACGTCCGACCGGCTCTACCAGAAGGCGATGGACGACGACTTCGTCATCAAGACGCTCACGCGCCTCTCGGGCAAGCGCTACGACCCGAAGATGGTGCAGGCGTTCATCAAGGCACACCCCAAGCTCGCCCGCGCACGGGGCGCGACGGCGGCCGCGCCGGCGCCGCAGCCGGCCTAA